In Massilistercora timonensis, the following are encoded in one genomic region:
- a CDS encoding carbohydrate ABC transporter permease: MKYAKKAGYVLALALFLILTAGPFLWTFLLSVTPDHAIFSQGSGFWPGELIWDNYIELFSGGQRGSRFFASLLNSLKATGVTLCIGIPAALLSAYALGRMEFKGRMLIRDLLLVTMVIPVMATIIPLYRMFAQGEMLDNLFWLSLVYVSSYLPMAVWLMTNYFATIPREMEEAAFIDGCGRVGSFFRLILPLSRPIILSVALIMFLSTWSQFQIPLILASSMETKPMAIVISEFVTKDSVQYGLVAAAGMLALAPPALAAFIFRKYLVTGMTNGSVKG, encoded by the coding sequence GTGAAATACGCGAAAAAAGCCGGGTATGTACTTGCCCTGGCATTGTTTCTTATTCTTACGGCAGGTCCCTTCCTCTGGACCTTTCTCCTGTCGGTGACGCCGGACCACGCTATTTTCTCCCAGGGAAGCGGATTCTGGCCGGGAGAACTGATCTGGGATAATTATATAGAGCTTTTCTCCGGCGGACAGCGGGGCAGCCGGTTTTTTGCCAGTCTGTTGAACTCCCTGAAAGCCACAGGGGTTACCCTTTGTATCGGTATACCGGCGGCGCTTCTTAGCGCCTACGCCCTGGGCAGGATGGAATTTAAAGGGCGGATGCTGATCCGGGACCTTCTCCTTGTCACCATGGTGATCCCGGTGATGGCTACCATCATCCCTCTGTACCGGATGTTCGCCCAGGGGGAGATGCTGGACAACCTGTTTTGGCTGAGTCTTGTGTACGTCAGCTCCTACCTTCCTATGGCGGTGTGGCTGATGACCAATTATTTCGCCACCATCCCCAGGGAGATGGAAGAGGCGGCGTTTATCGACGGCTGCGGGCGTGTGGGTTCCTTCTTCCGTCTGATCCTGCCCCTTTCCCGGCCTATTATCCTGTCGGTGGCCCTGATCATGTTCTTAAGTACCTGGAGTCAGTTCCAGATCCCGCTGATCCTGGCTTCCTCCATGGAGACAAAGCCTATGGCTATCGTTATCTCGGAGTTTGTGACAAAGGACAGCGTCCAGTACGGGCTGGTGGCGGCGGCCGGCATGCTGGCCCTGGCGCCCCCTGCTCTGGCAGCGTTTATTTTCCGGAAATATCTGGTGACAGGAATGACAAACGGATCGGTAAAAGGATAG